A genomic stretch from Mycobacterium malmoense includes:
- a CDS encoding Acg family FMN-binding oxidoreductase: MTQTMVDTAVITSAVELACRAPSLHNSQPWRWVATGAGVDLFADPHRVVTSTDSSGRESIVSCGAVLDHFRVAMAAVGWDTSVDQFPNPNNLDHLASIDFAPMDYVTQARRDRAAAILRRRTDRNPFREPKDWASFEPVLRSAFDGNLATLDVLADDARPRLVEASRLTEALRRYDDLYHHELHWWTAPSRDQEGIPESALASGAEGRGVEVNRRFSTDGHTGTSSAGAHDQAKILVLSTPGDTRADALNCGQALSAVLLECTMAGLATCPVTHITELEASRDLVRELIPGAAAVPQVLIRVGVDRTGKMPPEPTPRRPVRDVLEIHR, translated from the coding sequence ATGACCCAGACAATGGTGGACACCGCGGTGATTACCAGCGCAGTGGAGCTGGCGTGCCGTGCTCCCTCGTTGCACAACAGCCAACCGTGGCGCTGGGTGGCCACCGGCGCGGGTGTCGATTTGTTCGCCGACCCGCACCGGGTGGTGACCTCCACCGACAGCTCGGGCCGCGAGTCGATCGTCAGCTGCGGCGCCGTGCTCGACCACTTCCGGGTCGCGATGGCCGCCGTCGGCTGGGACACCAGCGTCGACCAGTTTCCCAACCCGAACAATCTCGACCACCTTGCCTCGATCGACTTTGCTCCGATGGACTACGTCACCCAGGCCCGGCGCGACCGCGCCGCGGCGATACTGCGTCGCCGGACCGATCGAAACCCGTTCCGCGAGCCCAAGGACTGGGCCTCGTTCGAGCCCGTGCTGCGCAGCGCGTTCGACGGCAACCTGGCGACCCTTGACGTCCTGGCCGACGACGCGCGACCCCGGCTGGTGGAGGCGTCCCGCCTCACCGAGGCGCTGCGCCGCTACGACGACCTTTACCATCATGAATTGCATTGGTGGACGGCGCCTTCCAGAGACCAAGAGGGCATCCCCGAAAGCGCGCTGGCGTCCGGCGCCGAGGGCCGCGGCGTCGAGGTGAACCGCCGGTTTTCCACCGACGGTCACACCGGGACGAGTTCGGCCGGCGCCCACGACCAAGCGAAGATCCTTGTGCTGTCCACGCCGGGCGACACCCGCGCGGACGCCCTGAATTGCGGGCAGGCGCTTTCGGCGGTCCTGCTGGAATGCACCATGGCCGGACTGGCAACGTGCCCCGTCACGCACATAACGGAGCTGGAAGCCAGCCGTGACCTCGTGCGCGAGCTCATACCCGGTGCAGCGGCGGTGCCCCAGGTCCTGATCCGAGTCGGTGTCGACCGTACGGGCAAGATGCCGCCGGAGCCGACCCCACGGCGACCCGTGCGCGACGTCTTGGAGATTCACCGCTAG
- a CDS encoding Hsp20/alpha crystallin family protein yields MSTLPVRRRPRSLFPEFSELFAGFPALGGIRPVFDTQVMRLEDELKDGRYVVRAEMPGVDPAKDIDVTVRDGQLTIKAERSEKKDFDGRSEFSYGSFERTVALPPGADEDKIEATYDKGILTVSVAVSQPKPAERHVRVQPANGQ; encoded by the coding sequence ATGAGCACTCTTCCCGTTCGGCGCCGGCCGCGGTCGCTCTTCCCCGAATTCTCGGAACTGTTCGCCGGTTTCCCGGCCCTGGGCGGTATCCGCCCCGTTTTCGACACCCAGGTGATGCGGCTCGAGGACGAACTCAAGGACGGCCGCTACGTGGTGCGCGCGGAAATGCCCGGCGTCGACCCCGCGAAAGACATCGACGTCACGGTGCGCGACGGACAACTCACCATCAAGGCCGAGCGTAGCGAGAAGAAAGATTTCGACGGCCGCTCGGAATTCTCGTACGGCTCGTTCGAGCGTACTGTGGCGCTGCCGCCCGGCGCCGACGAAGACAAGATCGAAGCCACCTACGACAAAGGCATCCTCACTGTCTCCGTGGCGGTTTCGCAGCCGAAGCCGGCCGAGCGGCACGTTCGGGTGCAGCCGGCCAATGGCCAGTGA
- a CDS encoding erythromycin esterase family protein, with the protein MTRAANVTRHSPRRVFRDRGEAGRVLANLLSAYRDRRDVIVLGLARGGVPVAWEVAAALGVPLDAFIVRKLGAPGHEEFAVGALASGGRVVVNDDVVRGLRITPQELRAIAEREGRELVRREAAYRDGRPPIDVTGKTVILVDDGLATGASMFAAVQALREAEPAHIVIAVPAAPESTCREFAGLVDDVVCASMPTPFLAVGESFWDFRQVSDEEVRQLLATPTTEPSTVRPPARTPAEVIGGVAIDAPQGVPPRETLEELIGDARIVLIGESSHGTHEFYEARAAITKWLIEEKGFCAVAAEADWPDAYRVNRYVRGLGEDTNADEALSGFERFPAWMWRNTVVRDFVDWLRARNRLHESNGQRQAGFYGLDLYSLHRSMDEVITYLDKVDSKAAARARERYACFDHASADDGQAYGFSAAFGAGPSCEKQAIEQLVEIQRSALDYARRDGLLAEDELFYAQQNAQTVRNAEVYYRAMFSGRVTSWNLRDKHMAQTLDALLKHLDRHHDAPTARIVVWAHNSHVGDARATEVWADGQLTLGQLVRQRYGDQARLIGFSTYAGTVTAASEWGGLAERKVVRPALQGSIEELLHEAGRSAFLVSALLSPAAADPLATVRLGRAIGVIYRPETERQSHYFHVRPADQFDAMIHIDKTRALEPLEPTSLWIAGETPETYPSGL; encoded by the coding sequence ATGACCAGAGCAGCTAACGTCACCCGGCACTCGCCGCGGCGCGTGTTTCGCGACCGCGGCGAGGCCGGCCGGGTGCTGGCGAACCTTCTCAGCGCCTATCGCGACCGGCGGGACGTGATCGTCCTGGGCTTGGCGAGGGGTGGAGTGCCCGTCGCGTGGGAGGTGGCGGCCGCGCTGGGCGTGCCGCTGGACGCCTTCATCGTGCGCAAACTCGGCGCCCCCGGCCATGAAGAGTTCGCGGTGGGCGCGCTGGCGAGCGGTGGCCGCGTCGTGGTCAACGACGACGTCGTGCGGGGTTTGCGGATCACGCCGCAGGAACTGCGCGCCATCGCCGAGCGGGAAGGCCGCGAACTCGTCCGGCGCGAGGCCGCCTACCGCGACGGGCGTCCACCCATCGACGTGACCGGCAAGACGGTCATCCTCGTCGACGACGGTTTGGCCACCGGCGCAAGCATGTTCGCGGCCGTGCAGGCATTGCGCGAGGCCGAGCCCGCGCACATCGTGATCGCGGTGCCGGCGGCCCCGGAATCCACCTGCCGGGAATTCGCCGGTCTCGTCGACGATGTCGTGTGCGCGTCGATGCCCACCCCGTTTCTGGCGGTCGGGGAGTCGTTCTGGGATTTCCGCCAGGTCAGCGACGAAGAGGTTCGCCAGCTGCTCGCCACCCCGACGACGGAGCCGTCGACCGTAAGACCCCCGGCGCGGACACCCGCCGAGGTGATCGGCGGCGTGGCCATCGACGCGCCGCAGGGCGTCCCGCCACGGGAGACGTTGGAAGAGTTGATAGGTGACGCGCGGATCGTCCTGATCGGCGAAAGCTCCCACGGGACGCACGAGTTCTACGAGGCCCGGGCCGCCATCACGAAATGGCTGATCGAGGAGAAGGGTTTCTGTGCCGTCGCCGCGGAGGCGGACTGGCCCGACGCCTACCGAGTGAATCGCTACGTTCGCGGCCTCGGCGAAGACACGAACGCCGACGAAGCGTTGAGCGGATTCGAGCGCTTCCCGGCCTGGATGTGGCGCAACACGGTCGTGCGCGACTTTGTCGACTGGCTCCGCGCCCGTAACCGACTGCACGAGTCGAACGGCCAGCGCCAGGCCGGCTTCTACGGCCTAGACCTCTACAGCCTGCACCGGTCGATGGACGAGGTGATCACTTACCTCGACAAGGTCGACTCCAAGGCGGCCGCGCGGGCGCGGGAGCGTTATGCCTGCTTCGACCACGCGTCGGCCGACGACGGTCAGGCGTACGGTTTTTCGGCGGCGTTCGGCGCCGGTCCGTCGTGTGAAAAGCAGGCGATCGAGCAGCTGGTCGAGATCCAGCGCAGCGCGTTGGACTATGCGCGCAGGGACGGGCTGCTCGCCGAGGACGAACTGTTCTACGCCCAGCAAAACGCGCAAACGGTGCGCAACGCGGAGGTGTACTACCGCGCGATGTTCAGCGGGCGGGTCACCTCGTGGAACCTGCGTGACAAGCACATGGCGCAAACCCTCGATGCGCTGCTGAAACACCTGGATCGCCACCACGACGCGCCAACCGCCCGAATCGTGGTGTGGGCGCACAACTCTCACGTCGGGGACGCGCGGGCGACCGAGGTATGGGCCGACGGACAACTCACGCTCGGCCAACTGGTCCGTCAGCGATACGGCGACCAGGCGCGTCTCATCGGGTTCAGCACATACGCCGGCACGGTGACCGCCGCCAGCGAGTGGGGTGGCCTGGCCGAACGAAAGGTCGTTCGCCCGGCCCTCCAGGGCAGCATCGAAGAGTTGCTGCACGAGGCCGGCCGGAGCGCCTTCCTGGTGTCGGCGCTCCTCAGCCCCGCGGCCGCGGATCCGCTCGCCACCGTTCGGTTGGGGCGCGCCATCGGCGTGATCTACCGGCCCGAGACGGAACGGCAAAGCCACTACTTCCACGTCCGGCCGGCCGACCAATTCGACGCGATGATCCACATCGACAAGACCCGCGCGCTCGAACCCCTCGAGCCCACGAGCCTGTGGATCGCCGGCGAGACGCCGGAAACGTACCCCAGCGGGCTGTAA
- a CDS encoding 1-phosphofructokinase family hexose kinase produces MQTPAEPPASHAQIVTLTMNPALDITTSVDLVRHTEKMRCEAPRYDPGGGGINVARIAHVLGASVSAVFPAGGATGGLIVRLLDEAGVPFRGVAIAASTRESFTVNESSSGQQYRFVLPGPRLTLREQAHCLEQLRMAAESAEFVVASGSLPPGVPADFYQRVAGICQQLGARLVLDTSGGGLQHVSSGVFLLKASARELREGVGRPLATEADQFAAAHELVDSGRAQAVLVSLGSDGALLATPHASQRFSAIPMPGGSGVGAGDAMVAAITVGLSRGWPLSKSVRLGIAAGAAMLTTPGTAVCDRADVEKLFARSAEPRDVPHV; encoded by the coding sequence ATGCAGACGCCAGCGGAGCCGCCCGCGAGCCACGCGCAAATCGTCACGTTGACCATGAATCCGGCGCTCGACATCACGACGAGCGTCGACCTGGTGCGGCACACCGAAAAAATGCGCTGCGAGGCCCCTCGCTACGACCCGGGCGGCGGCGGCATCAACGTGGCCCGCATCGCGCACGTGCTCGGTGCGTCGGTCTCGGCGGTTTTTCCGGCGGGCGGCGCGACCGGTGGTCTCATCGTCAGGCTCCTCGACGAGGCGGGTGTGCCGTTTCGGGGGGTCGCGATCGCCGCGTCGACGCGAGAGAGCTTCACCGTCAACGAAAGCAGCAGCGGCCAGCAGTACCGGTTCGTCCTGCCGGGGCCGCGGCTGACGCTGCGCGAACAGGCGCACTGCCTCGAGCAACTGCGGATGGCCGCGGAGTCGGCCGAATTCGTGGTGGCCAGCGGCAGCCTGCCGCCCGGCGTGCCTGCCGATTTCTACCAGCGGGTTGCCGGCATCTGCCAACAGCTCGGCGCCCGCCTCGTCCTGGACACCTCCGGCGGCGGCCTGCAGCACGTCTCCTCCGGGGTGTTTCTGCTCAAGGCAAGCGCGCGAGAACTGCGGGAAGGTGTCGGGCGGCCCCTGGCCACCGAAGCCGACCAATTCGCCGCGGCACACGAACTCGTCGACAGCGGACGCGCGCAAGCGGTGTTGGTGTCGTTGGGATCCGATGGTGCGCTGCTCGCGACACCGCATGCAAGCCAGCGCTTTTCGGCGATTCCGATGCCCGGCGGGAGCGGCGTGGGGGCGGGCGACGCGATGGTCGCCGCGATCACGGTGGGGCTCAGCCGCGGATGGCCGCTGTCCAAATCCGTGCGGTTGGGCATAGCCGCCGGCGCGGCGATGCTGACGACCCCGGGAACGGCCGTCTGCGATCGGGCGGACGTGGAGAAGTTGTTCGCCCGGTCGGCGGAACCCCGCGACGTCCCGCACGTCTGA
- a CDS encoding universal stress protein, whose product MNQLDAKSVVVGVNGSQAAVNAAKWAIDEALSRRMPLRLVYVIPVVPGREPRIGSAPTSEWELERAEMALSQASCAVQSAAHGKGRPVEVETAVLSGDPAQVLVNESQDAALVCVGTARRGRASDGLLGPTAAALVARAQCPVAVIRTNPDGTPTKLGVIAVVLNDEPDNDEVVHQAMEEGRRRHATVRQIDRRVNSWVRRYPDVPVQTVAAGTGVTSGERQSGAIELAVVGSTDADEIAGLAVPNCHPIVGYPDCSVLVVRH is encoded by the coding sequence ATGAACCAGCTGGACGCGAAGTCGGTGGTCGTGGGCGTCAACGGCTCGCAGGCGGCGGTGAACGCCGCCAAGTGGGCGATCGACGAGGCGCTGAGCCGGCGGATGCCCCTTCGCCTCGTCTATGTCATTCCCGTCGTCCCCGGCCGGGAGCCGCGGATCGGGTCGGCGCCCACCTCCGAGTGGGAGCTCGAGCGCGCCGAAATGGCGCTGTCCCAAGCGAGCTGCGCCGTCCAGAGCGCCGCCCACGGAAAGGGCAGGCCGGTCGAGGTCGAAACGGCTGTTCTCTCAGGAGATCCCGCGCAGGTGTTGGTCAACGAATCACAGGATGCGGCCCTGGTGTGCGTGGGCACCGCCAGGCGGGGACGGGCGTCCGACGGGTTGTTGGGCCCCACCGCGGCCGCGTTGGTGGCGCGGGCGCAGTGTCCGGTGGCGGTCATCCGCACCAATCCCGACGGAACGCCGACGAAGCTCGGCGTGATCGCCGTCGTGCTCAACGACGAGCCCGACAACGACGAAGTCGTGCACCAGGCCATGGAGGAGGGACGGCGCCGCCACGCCACCGTGCGGCAGATCGATCGGCGAGTAAACAGCTGGGTCCGGCGTTACCCGGACGTGCCCGTCCAGACGGTCGCCGCCGGCACCGGGGTAACGTCCGGCGAGAGGCAAAGCGGCGCAATCGAATTGGCAGTCGTGGGTAGCACCGATGCCGACGAGATCGCCGGGCTGGCCGTCCCGAACTGTCATCCGATTGTGGGCTACCCCGACTGCTCCGTGCTCGTGGTCCGCCATTGA
- a CDS encoding universal stress protein, whose product MKELVTPQPIVVGIDGSKAALRAALWAVDEAVSRDAPLRLLCAIERDDGPETGPQDEARELTAAEMAIRHALTAIEAVGKPVKTETEITHGPAIGSLVSASASAAMVCVGAVGLRHFRPGRVGSTAAALAISARCPVAIIRARDDRPHRPADGIVVELDESPDNGVVLGAAVEEARLRNAALQAIICRRTADTEGNRRALADLDRRLASWKRRHPDLRVESVALPGSLLEYLAYQRRSVRLVIVSGHNRQHLDELVGPAGSAILQDADCSLIVVNQRHL is encoded by the coding sequence ATGAAAGAGCTAGTCACCCCGCAGCCGATCGTGGTCGGCATCGACGGCTCGAAGGCGGCGCTACGCGCGGCGCTGTGGGCCGTTGACGAGGCGGTAAGCCGTGACGCGCCGCTGCGGCTGCTGTGCGCGATCGAGCGGGACGATGGCCCGGAAACCGGGCCGCAGGACGAGGCCCGCGAGCTGACCGCCGCGGAAATGGCGATCCGCCACGCACTCACGGCGATCGAAGCCGTGGGCAAGCCGGTGAAAACGGAGACCGAAATCACGCACGGGCCCGCGATCGGGTCGTTGGTCAGCGCGTCGGCATCGGCGGCCATGGTGTGCGTGGGCGCCGTCGGATTGCGTCACTTCCGACCGGGCCGGGTGGGTTCCACCGCCGCGGCGCTGGCCATCTCGGCGCGGTGCCCCGTGGCGATCATTCGCGCCCGTGACGACCGCCCGCACCGGCCCGCCGACGGGATCGTCGTCGAGCTGGATGAGTCTCCCGACAACGGCGTCGTGCTGGGCGCCGCCGTCGAGGAGGCCCGGCTGCGCAACGCCGCGCTGCAGGCGATCATCTGCCGGCGAACCGCCGATACCGAAGGCAACCGCCGGGCGCTGGCCGACCTCGATCGCCGGCTGGCCAGCTGGAAGCGACGCCATCCGGACCTGCGGGTGGAGTCGGTGGCGTTGCCCGGCAGCCTGCTGGAGTACCTGGCTTACCAACGTCGGTCGGTGCGGTTGGTGATTGTCAGCGGTCACAACCGTCAGCACTTGGACGAACTGGTCGGGCCGGCCGGCAGTGCGATACTGCAGGACGCGGACTGTTCGCTGATCGTGGTGAATCAGCGGCATTTGTGA
- the dosR gene encoding hypoxia response regulator transcription factor DosR/DevR, with amino-acid sequence MVKVFLVDDHEVVRRGLADLLASDPELEIVGEAGSVSEAKARIPALRPDVAVLDVRLPDGNGIELCRDLVSDHPDLRCLMLTSFTSDEAMLEAILAGASGYVVKDIKGMELAHAIKEVGAGKSLLDNRAAAALMAKLRGAAEREDPLSGLTEQERTLLGLLSEGLTNRQIAARMFLAEKTVKNYVSRLLAKLGMERRTQAAVFASKLDQRSSQRTMPTEVPPDR; translated from the coding sequence ATGGTCAAGGTGTTCCTCGTCGACGACCATGAAGTCGTTCGACGCGGTCTTGCCGATCTGCTCGCATCGGACCCCGAGCTCGAAATCGTCGGCGAGGCCGGTTCCGTATCGGAAGCCAAGGCGAGGATACCGGCGTTGCGGCCCGACGTCGCCGTGCTTGACGTGCGCCTTCCCGACGGGAACGGAATCGAGTTGTGCCGCGACCTGGTGTCCGATCATCCGGACCTGCGATGCCTGATGTTGACGTCGTTCACCTCCGACGAGGCGATGCTCGAGGCGATCCTGGCCGGCGCCAGCGGCTACGTGGTCAAAGACATCAAGGGCATGGAGCTCGCCCACGCGATCAAGGAGGTCGGCGCCGGGAAATCCCTGCTGGACAACCGCGCGGCCGCCGCGCTGATGGCCAAGCTCCGGGGCGCGGCCGAGCGTGAGGACCCCTTGTCGGGATTGACCGAGCAGGAGCGCACGCTGCTCGGGCTGCTCAGCGAAGGACTGACCAACAGGCAGATCGCCGCCCGGATGTTTCTCGCCGAGAAGACGGTGAAGAACTATGTGTCGCGGTTGCTGGCCAAGCTGGGCATGGAGCGGCGGACGCAGGCGGCGGTGTTCGCCTCCAAATTGGATCAACGGTCCAGCCAGCGAACGATGCCGACCGAGGTACCACCGGACCGCTAA
- a CDS encoding GAF domain-containing sensor histidine kinase — protein sequence MHEQLDELLAARDQMEQLLRVIVELGSDLDLDATLHRIIGAARELTSAPYGALAVRDPEGDLLRFVHEGIDVATARVIGHLPVGKGLLSLSLLDTPALRMDDLTTHPSAVGFPEHHPAMRAFLAVPITIRGIVFGNLYLTHDEPGRAFSESDEVAARALAFAAAVAIDNAQLFERERTSVKWMEASREITTALLSSAEPHRRPLELVADRLCNLTGAEQAIVLLPADPDLPDDEIDALVVSAAVGAYAAEVIGRRVPVDSSTSGAVFRSGTPVITESLRYPIQAFTDVGQRPAIVMPLRAHDQVVGVIAIARGADQPPFDKSYLDLVSDFASQAAMALVLASARADARRLTILAERERIAHDLHDHVIQRLFAAGMDLQGTLARARSPEVADRLNRTLDDLQTIIEEIRTTIFQLKSPLGENGDFRQRIQRVVADLTENRDIVTTMRMHGPMTTVGGELAEQAEAVTAEAISNVLRHSGASRLTIEVSVSDMFVLDIIDNGCGIPVGNSRSSGLANMKYRAEQLGGACEITNPPEGGTRVHWVAPLTA from the coding sequence ATGCATGAGCAGCTCGACGAGTTGCTGGCGGCACGCGACCAAATGGAGCAATTGCTGCGGGTGATCGTCGAGCTGGGCTCGGACCTCGACCTCGACGCGACACTGCACCGGATTATCGGCGCCGCCAGGGAATTGACCTCCGCCCCGTACGGCGCCCTGGCCGTTCGTGATCCCGAGGGCGACCTGCTCCGGTTTGTTCACGAGGGAATCGACGTGGCGACGGCTCGGGTCATCGGGCATCTACCGGTTGGCAAGGGGCTGCTGAGCCTGTCGCTCCTGGACACGCCGGCCCTGCGCATGGACGATCTGACCACCCACCCGTCCGCCGTCGGATTCCCCGAACACCACCCCGCCATGCGGGCCTTTCTCGCGGTGCCGATCACCATCCGCGGGATCGTGTTCGGCAACCTCTATCTCACCCACGACGAGCCGGGGCGGGCGTTCTCCGAATCCGACGAGGTTGCCGCCCGCGCGCTGGCGTTTGCGGCGGCGGTCGCCATCGACAACGCGCAACTGTTCGAGCGCGAGCGGACGTCGGTGAAGTGGATGGAGGCCAGCCGCGAGATCACGACGGCCCTGCTGTCCAGCGCCGAGCCGCACCGGCGCCCACTGGAGTTGGTCGCCGACCGCTTATGCAACCTGACCGGTGCCGAACAGGCGATCGTGCTCCTTCCGGCCGACCCCGACCTGCCCGACGACGAAATCGACGCGCTGGTGGTGTCCGCCGCGGTGGGGGCTTATGCCGCCGAGGTGATCGGCCGGCGAGTTCCGGTGGACTCGTCCACCAGCGGTGCCGTCTTCCGTTCCGGCACACCGGTGATCACCGAGTCGTTGAGGTACCCCATTCAGGCGTTCACCGACGTCGGGCAGCGCCCCGCCATCGTGATGCCGCTGCGCGCCCACGATCAAGTCGTGGGTGTCATCGCGATCGCCCGCGGCGCCGACCAGCCGCCGTTCGACAAGAGTTACCTCGACCTGGTGAGCGATTTCGCCTCGCAGGCCGCGATGGCCCTCGTGCTGGCGTCGGCCCGCGCGGACGCGCGCCGGCTGACCATCCTCGCCGAGCGCGAGCGGATCGCGCACGATTTGCACGACCACGTCATCCAACGGCTATTCGCCGCCGGCATGGACCTGCAGGGCACGCTGGCCAGGGCGCGGTCGCCGGAGGTCGCCGACCGGCTCAACCGCACGCTCGACGACCTGCAAACCATCATCGAAGAGATCCGCACGACCATTTTCCAACTCAAATCCCCGCTGGGAGAAAATGGCGACTTTCGGCAGCGGATTCAACGAGTGGTCGCCGATCTGACCGAAAATCGTGACATTGTGACGACGATGCGCATGCACGGACCGATGACCACCGTTGGCGGTGAACTTGCCGAGCAGGCCGAAGCGGTCACCGCGGAAGCCATCAGCAACGTCCTGCGCCACTCCGGCGCTTCACGGCTGACGATCGAGGTCAGTGTCTCCGATATGTTCGTCCTCGACATCATCGACAACGGCTGCGGCATACCCGTCGGCAATTCGCGCTCCAGCGGCTTGGCCAACATGAAGTACCGCGCCGAACAACTCGGCGGTGCCTGCGAGATCACCAATCCACCGGAGGGTGGCACCCGCGTCCACTGGGTCGCTCCGCTGACCGCATGA
- a CDS encoding GNAT family N-acetyltransferase — MSDRLADSAATARLLDGRLVSLRRLRLDDADAVLALHRHLSDHDRYFRFFTLQPVALPELIVKLTAPAHGLYALGAFDADRLIGVAHYVAVGDDPSVAEVAIVVAHEDHSVGVGTALLKRLAPIARAHGIGRFVADVLGENHLMLTVFFDLGWPCKPTDYGAIRHLEVELPEFDEAPTSTDEGS; from the coding sequence ATGAGCGATCGACTCGCGGATTCGGCGGCCACCGCTCGATTGCTCGACGGACGGCTCGTGTCGCTGCGTCGCCTGCGGCTCGACGACGCCGACGCCGTATTGGCGCTCCATCGACACCTCTCCGATCACGATCGATACTTTCGGTTCTTTACGCTGCAGCCGGTCGCGCTGCCCGAACTCATCGTCAAGCTGACCGCGCCGGCTCACGGCCTCTACGCCCTCGGCGCATTCGACGCCGACCGGCTCATCGGTGTGGCGCACTACGTGGCCGTCGGCGACGACCCGAGCGTCGCCGAAGTCGCGATCGTGGTCGCCCACGAAGACCATTCGGTGGGCGTGGGAACGGCCCTGCTCAAACGTCTGGCCCCGATCGCCCGGGCCCACGGGATCGGGCGCTTTGTGGCCGACGTCCTGGGCGAGAATCATCTCATGCTCACGGTCTTCTTCGATCTCGGATGGCCTTGTAAGCCAACGGATTACGGGGCGATTCGGCACCTGGAGGTCGAGCTGCCCGAGTTCGACGAGGCACCGACGTCCACGGATGAGGGTTCATAG
- a CDS encoding universal stress protein, protein MPGETAKFGVLVCVDGSAPSDAAVAWGAREAIMRKLPLTLIHAVPPVVVGWPVGQLYADMPDWQRDSGRQVIDQARKTLNAGLGDSEPPEIRTEMVYSSVVPALIEASKDAWMVVVGSQGLGALGRLLLGSVTAGLVHYAHCPVAVIHSDKSAAPDPHAPVLVGIDGSPASEAATALAFDEASRRGVQLRALHVWSDVGVFPVLGMDWRDRESQGQEVLAERLAGWQKRYPDVRVERLLFCDKPSHWLLKESERAQLVVVGSRGRGGFPGMLLGSVGSAVAQAARVPVIVVRDGQEPGG, encoded by the coding sequence ATGCCCGGTGAGACAGCTAAATTCGGAGTGCTGGTGTGCGTCGACGGGTCGGCGCCGTCGGATGCCGCCGTAGCCTGGGGTGCGCGCGAGGCCATCATGCGCAAACTGCCGCTCACGCTGATCCACGCCGTTCCCCCGGTGGTCGTCGGGTGGCCGGTGGGCCAACTGTACGCGGACATGCCCGACTGGCAGAGGGACAGCGGACGGCAGGTCATCGATCAGGCGCGTAAGACGCTCAACGCCGGCCTCGGCGATTCCGAGCCACCCGAAATACGCACCGAGATGGTTTATTCCAGCGTCGTGCCGGCGTTGATCGAGGCCTCCAAGGACGCGTGGATGGTCGTCGTCGGCAGCCAAGGTCTGGGCGCGTTGGGCCGTCTGCTGCTGGGCTCGGTCACGGCGGGACTGGTTCACTATGCCCACTGTCCGGTCGCGGTCATTCACTCCGACAAAAGTGCGGCCCCCGATCCCCACGCGCCCGTGCTCGTGGGCATCGACGGGTCGCCCGCCTCGGAGGCGGCGACCGCCCTGGCCTTTGACGAAGCCTCGCGCCGCGGAGTCCAGCTGCGCGCCCTGCACGTGTGGAGTGACGTGGGCGTGTTCCCGGTCCTCGGGATGGACTGGCGCGACCGCGAGAGCCAAGGGCAGGAGGTTCTCGCCGAACGCCTGGCCGGTTGGCAAAAGCGGTATCCGGATGTGCGCGTTGAGCGATTGCTCTTCTGCGACAAGCCTTCCCACTGGTTGCTCAAGGAGTCCGAGCGTGCCCAGCTCGTGGTGGTGGGCAGCCGCGGCCGCGGGGGCTTTCCGGGAATGCTGCTGGGTTCGGTCGGCTCCGCCGTGGCCCAGGCGGCACGTGTTCCGGTGATCGTCGTCCGCGATGGTCAGGAACCCGGCGGGTAG
- a CDS encoding universal stress protein, with translation MNHPQPSQRIVVGIDGSDAAINAARWAVTEAVNRNIPLRLIHTIPERNADAGAGDDSLEIEYAQASLRAADAALQATGEPVKVECDIVHGSPERALIDESRRAAMICVGSVGIGRIASKVLGSTADAVAQKAHCPVAIIRSGREDGEPDSGWIAVAVDESPGNDAVLEHGFREARLRDAPVLAMGVWRWGFGEIPYRQLDHRLGPWVSRYREVHVMPAAARHGAADFLAHTQEAVQLAVVGREDADKVARMVGPISPHLSGHTGCSVLVVRD, from the coding sequence ATGAACCATCCGCAGCCATCACAGCGGATCGTCGTCGGCATCGACGGCTCGGACGCGGCGATCAATGCGGCCAGATGGGCGGTCACCGAGGCCGTCAACCGCAACATCCCGTTGCGGTTGATCCACACCATCCCCGAACGGAACGCGGACGCCGGCGCGGGCGACGACAGCCTGGAGATCGAATACGCCCAGGCGTCGCTGCGCGCCGCCGACGCGGCGCTGCAGGCCACGGGCGAGCCGGTCAAGGTCGAATGCGACATCGTGCACGGATCGCCGGAGCGTGCCCTGATCGACGAATCGCGACGGGCGGCGATGATTTGCGTGGGCTCGGTGGGGATTGGGCGCATCGCCAGCAAGGTCCTCGGCTCGACCGCCGACGCCGTGGCTCAGAAGGCGCATTGCCCGGTGGCGATCATTCGCAGCGGCCGCGAGGACGGGGAGCCGGACTCCGGGTGGATCGCGGTCGCCGTCGACGAATCGCCGGGCAACGACGCGGTGCTCGAGCACGGCTTCCGGGAAGCCCGGCTTCGTGACGCACCGGTTTTGGCGATGGGAGTGTGGCGCTGGGGTTTTGGTGAGATTCCCTACCGTCAGCTGGATCATCGGCTCGGTCCCTGGGTATCGAGGTACCGCGAGGTGCACGTCATGCCGGCCGCCGCCAGGCATGGGGCCGCCGACTTCCTCGCGCATACCCAGGAGGCCGTTCAACTCGCGGTGGTGGGCCGCGAGGACGCCGACAAGGTCGCCCGCATGGTCGGTCCGATCAGTCCGCACTTGTCCGGCCACACCGGATGTTCGGTGCTCGTCGTGCGCGATTGA